Proteins found in one Streptomyces sp. CB09001 genomic segment:
- a CDS encoding dynamin family protein, with amino-acid sequence MVTLDVRPQLLDALSALRDRVAAARFPLPLAGAPRARANRDELLAQLDDYLVPRLKEPEAPLLAVVGGSTGAGKSTLVNSLVGRRVSEAGVLRPTTRTPVLVCHPEDHHWFSGMRVLPDLTRVWVPHRDPDDDLLLPGENPARVLRVETADTLPPGIALLDAPDVDSLVADNRVLAAELICAADIWVMVTTAARYADAVPWHLLRTAKEYDATLVTVLDRVPHQVVSEVSRQYGALLTKAGLGDVPRFTVPELPESAWGGGLLPASAVAPLRSWLVHRAQELEARHHAMARTAHGILDSLKSRMPELAGATAAQYAAALRLTAAVDGAYDGEHARVRGRLQAGAVLAGDALKRWRAFPLDCSPEELLDSLVESLSALLLCAVTAADESVDEAWRHEPAAGAPALADHVPAPESAEQRIGVAVRRWRRELEEYAEDEVRELDRNLAPDPGVVAGLVATVLLGGRRARVAGERLAERIGAHGALRLRDRGGRLLEEHVDRVMQAERERRLAPLDGLDVHPEPQAELIAALSVLQKER; translated from the coding sequence GTGGTGACCTTGGACGTACGGCCTCAGCTGCTCGACGCACTCTCCGCCCTGCGCGACCGTGTCGCGGCCGCACGCTTCCCGCTGCCCCTCGCGGGGGCCCCACGCGCGCGTGCCAACCGCGACGAACTGCTCGCACAGCTCGACGACTACTTGGTGCCCCGCCTGAAGGAGCCCGAAGCGCCGTTGCTGGCCGTGGTGGGCGGATCCACCGGTGCCGGGAAGTCGACTTTGGTGAACTCCCTGGTGGGACGCCGGGTCAGCGAGGCGGGTGTGCTGCGGCCCACGACCCGCACGCCGGTCCTGGTCTGCCACCCGGAGGACCACCACTGGTTCAGCGGCATGCGGGTGCTGCCCGACCTCACGCGCGTGTGGGTGCCCCACCGGGACCCCGACGACGACCTGCTGCTGCCCGGCGAGAACCCCGCGCGCGTGCTGCGGGTCGAGACCGCCGACACCCTGCCGCCCGGCATCGCCCTCCTGGACGCGCCCGACGTCGACTCCCTCGTCGCCGACAACCGCGTCCTGGCCGCCGAACTGATCTGCGCCGCCGACATCTGGGTGATGGTCACCACGGCCGCGCGGTACGCCGACGCGGTGCCCTGGCACCTGCTGCGTACCGCCAAGGAGTACGACGCCACCCTGGTCACCGTGCTCGACCGGGTGCCCCACCAGGTGGTGTCCGAGGTGTCGCGGCAGTACGGAGCCCTGCTCACCAAGGCCGGGCTCGGCGACGTCCCCCGTTTCACGGTCCCCGAACTGCCCGAGTCGGCCTGGGGCGGCGGACTGCTGCCGGCCAGCGCCGTGGCACCGCTGCGCTCCTGGCTCGTCCACCGGGCGCAGGAACTCGAGGCCCGGCACCACGCCATGGCCCGCACGGCGCACGGCATCCTGGACTCGCTCAAGTCCCGGATGCCCGAGCTGGCCGGTGCCACCGCCGCGCAGTACGCCGCCGCGCTGCGGCTCACCGCCGCCGTCGACGGCGCCTACGACGGTGAGCACGCGCGCGTGCGGGGCCGTTTGCAGGCGGGCGCCGTGCTCGCCGGGGACGCGCTGAAGCGCTGGCGTGCCTTCCCCCTCGACTGCTCCCCGGAAGAGCTCCTCGACTCGCTGGTGGAGAGCCTGAGCGCGCTGCTGCTGTGCGCCGTGACGGCCGCCGACGAAAGCGTCGACGAGGCCTGGCGGCATGAACCGGCAGCGGGCGCCCCGGCACTCGCGGACCACGTCCCCGCGCCGGAGAGCGCCGAGCAGCGCATCGGGGTGGCCGTACGGCGCTGGCGGCGCGAACTGGAGGAGTATGCCGAGGACGAGGTGCGCGAGCTGGACCGGAACCTGGCCCCGGACCCCGGGGTGGTGGCCGGCCTGGTCGCCACCGTGCTGCTGGGCGGGCGGCGCGCACGCGTCGCCGGGGAACGGCTCGCCGAGCGGATCGGCGCCCACGGCGCGTTGCGGCTGCGCGACCGGGGCGGGCGGCTGCTCGAGGAACACGTCGACCGGGTCATGCAGGCCGAACGCGAGCGCAGGCTGGCGCCGCTCGACGGTCTCGACGTGCACCCCGAGCCGCAGGCAGAGCTCATCGCCGCGCTGTCCGTACTGCAGAAGGAGAGGTGA
- a CDS encoding winged helix-turn-helix domain-containing protein, producing MDLDRSVPVWPQVAAELRKRLDAGQYPAGERFPGTVDIAAEFDVSQSTAQKAVAALRAEGRLYTILGQGSFVSKGDK from the coding sequence ATGGACCTTGATCGCTCCGTTCCCGTCTGGCCCCAGGTAGCGGCCGAACTGAGGAAGAGACTTGACGCTGGGCAGTACCCGGCTGGCGAGCGATTCCCTGGCACCGTGGACATCGCCGCTGAGTTCGACGTGAGCCAGTCCACGGCTCAGAAGGCAGTGGCCGCTCTCCGTGCGGAAGGGCGGCTGTACACGATCCTCGGGCAGGGTTCGTTCGTCTCGAAGGGCGACAAGTAG
- a CDS encoding thioesterase family protein: MRHIYRCPLRWADMDAYGHVNNVVFLRYLEEARIDFLFRPEKDFKQGSVVARHEIDYKRQLVHRHHPVDIELWVTEIRAASFTLTYEVKDGDVVYVQACTVIVPFDFEAQRPRRLTAEEREFLQEYTDAEEAVAA, from the coding sequence TTGCGGCACATCTACCGCTGCCCACTGCGCTGGGCGGACATGGACGCGTACGGCCACGTCAACAACGTGGTCTTCCTCCGCTACCTGGAGGAGGCCCGTATCGACTTCCTGTTCCGCCCGGAGAAGGACTTCAAGCAGGGGTCCGTGGTGGCACGCCATGAGATCGACTACAAGCGGCAGCTCGTCCACCGGCACCACCCGGTCGACATCGAGCTGTGGGTCACGGAGATCAGGGCGGCTTCGTTCACCCTCACCTACGAGGTCAAGGACGGGGACGTGGTCTACGTCCAGGCCTGCACGGTGATCGTGCCGTTCGACTTCGAGGCGCAGCGCCCCCGGCGGCTCACCGCCGAGGAGCGGGAGTTCCTCCAGGAGTACACGGACGCCGAGGAGGCCGTCGCCGCATGA
- a CDS encoding single-stranded DNA-binding protein, which translates to MNETMICAVGNVATTPVFRDLANGPSVRFRLAVTARYWDREKSAWTDGHTNFFTVWANRQLATNASGSLAVGDPVVVQGRLKVRTDVREGQSRTSADIDAVAIGHDLARGTAAFRRTGRTEVSTSPPQPEPNWEVPAAGTQGEAVPEQRPDPVPVG; encoded by the coding sequence ATGAACGAGACGATGATCTGTGCCGTGGGGAACGTGGCCACCACGCCGGTCTTCCGCGACCTGGCGAACGGACCGTCGGTGCGCTTCCGGCTCGCGGTCACCGCACGCTACTGGGACCGCGAGAAGAGCGCCTGGACGGACGGGCACACCAACTTCTTCACGGTGTGGGCCAACCGGCAGCTCGCCACCAACGCCTCCGGGTCACTGGCGGTGGGCGACCCCGTCGTCGTGCAGGGCAGGCTGAAGGTGCGCACCGATGTGCGCGAGGGGCAGAGCCGGACCTCGGCGGACATCGACGCGGTGGCGATCGGACACGATCTCGCCCGCGGCACGGCGGCGTTCCGGCGCACCGGCAGGACGGAGGTGTCGACCTCCCCGCCCCAGCCGGAGCCCAACTGGGAGGTCCCGGCAGCGGGCACGCAGGGAGAAGCGGTCCCCGAACAGCGGCCGGACCCCGTCCCGGTGGGATGA
- a CDS encoding Cys-Gln thioester bond-forming surface protein, with translation MFSSHAAPSLPGRGAARLAAGALASALAVAGVVTGAAPAAAQDGAARPQGGATATIGGLKTHGTAVIHGEDGDQQVPAGLFEMSVEGGGMLQTYCVDIQNPTQKDAKYQETPWSGTSLGTNKDAGRVRWILQNSYPQVNDLAALAKKAGMRGGLTEEDAAAGTQVAIWRYSDDTDVEAVDPQAERLADYLEENARDLAEPTASLALDPPAVSGRPGERLGPVTVHTNAGGATVTPPVDAASKDAVRIVDKKGEPVTKVTDGAQIFFDVPEDAAAGTAQLSVQASTTVPVGRAFASESRSQTQILAGSSESTVAAAATATWAAEGAIPALSAEKNCAEGTLDVTALNKGDEPFTFELLDTEYTIAPGETRTVPVPLPEDRAYDFTIRGPAGFEQRFTGVLDCRTQSATLSDTTRTLSEPAPATVVTPSPNPNLAETGSSDATPLIGGAAIGLVVLGGAVLLFVRRKNEQ, from the coding sequence GTGTTTTCTTCGCACGCTGCGCCGTCTCTGCCCGGTCGAGGGGCGGCCCGTCTCGCCGCCGGGGCGCTGGCGTCGGCGCTCGCGGTCGCCGGTGTGGTGACCGGTGCGGCTCCCGCCGCCGCCCAGGACGGGGCGGCGCGGCCCCAGGGCGGGGCGACGGCCACCATAGGCGGCCTCAAGACGCACGGCACCGCGGTGATCCACGGTGAGGACGGCGACCAGCAGGTGCCGGCCGGCCTGTTCGAGATGTCCGTCGAGGGCGGCGGCATGCTGCAGACGTACTGCGTCGACATCCAGAACCCGACGCAGAAGGACGCCAAGTACCAGGAGACTCCCTGGAGCGGGACGTCGCTGGGGACCAACAAGGACGCCGGCCGCGTCCGCTGGATCCTGCAGAACAGCTACCCGCAGGTCAACGACCTCGCCGCGCTCGCGAAGAAGGCGGGCATGCGCGGTGGGCTCACCGAAGAGGACGCGGCGGCCGGCACCCAGGTAGCCATCTGGCGCTACTCGGACGACACGGACGTCGAGGCCGTCGATCCGCAGGCCGAGCGGCTCGCCGACTACCTGGAGGAGAACGCCCGCGACCTCGCCGAGCCGACGGCGTCCCTCGCCCTGGACCCGCCGGCCGTCTCGGGCCGCCCCGGGGAGCGGCTCGGCCCGGTGACGGTCCACACCAACGCGGGCGGCGCGACGGTGACCCCGCCGGTGGACGCCGCGAGCAAGGACGCGGTACGGATCGTCGACAAGAAGGGCGAGCCCGTCACCAAGGTCACCGACGGTGCCCAGATCTTCTTCGACGTGCCCGAGGACGCGGCGGCCGGTACCGCCCAGCTGTCCGTCCAGGCCTCGACGACGGTGCCGGTCGGCCGCGCATTCGCCTCCGAAAGCCGCAGCCAGACGCAGATCCTGGCCGGGTCCAGCGAGTCGACGGTCGCGGCGGCGGCGACCGCCACCTGGGCCGCCGAGGGTGCGATACCCGCCCTGTCCGCCGAGAAGAACTGCGCCGAGGGCACCCTGGACGTCACCGCGCTGAACAAGGGCGACGAGCCCTTCACCTTCGAACTGCTGGACACCGAGTACACCATCGCGCCGGGCGAGACCCGGACGGTACCGGTACCGCTGCCCGAGGACCGCGCCTACGACTTCACGATCCGCGGCCCGGCCGGCTTCGAACAGCGCTTCACCGGCGTCCTCGACTGCCGTACCCAGAGCGCCACCCTGTCCGACACCACCCGCACCCTCAGCGAACCGGCCCCCGCCACGGTCGTCACGCCCTCCCCCAACCCCAACCTCGCCGAAACCGGCAGCTCCGACGCGACCCCCCTGATCGGCGGCGCGGCCATCGGCCTCGTGGTCCTCGGCGGCGCGGTCCTCCTCTTCGTCCGCAGGAAGAACGAGCAGTGA
- the ettA gene encoding energy-dependent translational throttle protein EttA, which translates to MAEYIYTMRKARKAHGDKVILDDVTLSFLPGAKIGVVGPNGAGKSTVLKIMAGLEQPSNGDAFLSPGYTVGILLQEPPLNEEKTVLENVQEGVAEVKGKLDRFNEIAEQMATDYSDALLEEMGKLQEELDHANAWDLDAQLEQAMDALGCPPGDWPVVNLSGGEKRRVALCKLLLEAPDLLLLDEPTNHLDAESVNWLEQHLAKYEGTVVAVTHDRYFLDNVAGWICEVDRGRLHGYEGNYSKYLETKATRLKVEGQKDAKRQKRLKDELEWVRSNAKGRQAKSKARLARYEEMAAEADKMRKLDFEEIQIPPGPRLGSVVVEVNNLSKAFGEKVLIDDLSFTLPRNGIVGVIGPNGAGKTTLFKMIQGFEEPDSGSIKVGDTVKISYVDQSREHIDPKKTLWAVVSDELDYINVGQVEMPSRAYVSAFGFKGPDQQKAAGVLSGGERNRLNLALTLKQGGNLLLLDEPTNDLDVETLSSLENALLEFPGCAVVVSHDRWFLDRVATHILAYEGESKWFWFEGNFESYEKNKVERLGADAARPHRATYKKLTRG; encoded by the coding sequence TTGGCTGAGTACATTTACACCATGCGCAAGGCGCGCAAGGCGCACGGCGACAAGGTGATCCTTGATGACGTCACCCTGAGCTTCCTGCCCGGCGCGAAGATCGGTGTGGTCGGACCGAACGGCGCCGGCAAGTCGACCGTTCTGAAGATCATGGCGGGGCTGGAGCAGCCGTCGAACGGGGACGCCTTCCTGTCCCCCGGTTACACCGTCGGCATCCTGCTCCAGGAGCCCCCGCTCAACGAGGAGAAGACCGTCCTGGAGAACGTCCAGGAGGGTGTCGCCGAGGTCAAGGGCAAGCTCGACCGGTTCAACGAGATCGCCGAGCAGATGGCGACCGACTACTCGGACGCGCTCCTCGAGGAGATGGGCAAGCTCCAGGAGGAGCTGGACCACGCCAACGCCTGGGACCTCGACGCCCAGCTGGAGCAGGCCATGGACGCGCTGGGCTGCCCGCCCGGCGACTGGCCCGTCGTGAACCTCTCCGGTGGTGAGAAGCGGCGTGTGGCGCTGTGCAAGCTGCTGCTGGAGGCCCCCGACCTGCTGCTGCTCGACGAGCCCACCAACCACCTCGACGCCGAGTCGGTGAACTGGCTGGAGCAGCACCTCGCCAAGTACGAGGGCACCGTCGTGGCCGTCACCCACGACCGGTACTTCCTGGACAACGTCGCCGGCTGGATCTGCGAGGTCGACCGCGGCCGCCTGCACGGCTACGAGGGCAACTACTCCAAGTACCTGGAGACCAAGGCCACCCGCCTCAAGGTCGAGGGCCAGAAGGACGCCAAGCGGCAGAAGCGCCTCAAGGACGAGCTGGAGTGGGTGCGCTCCAACGCCAAGGGGCGGCAGGCCAAGTCCAAGGCCCGTCTCGCGCGGTACGAGGAGATGGCCGCCGAGGCCGACAAGATGCGGAAGCTGGACTTCGAGGAGATCCAGATCCCGCCGGGCCCGCGGCTCGGCAGCGTCGTCGTCGAGGTGAACAACCTCAGCAAGGCCTTCGGGGAGAAGGTCCTGATCGACGACCTCTCCTTCACGCTGCCGCGCAACGGGATCGTCGGGGTCATCGGGCCCAACGGCGCGGGCAAGACCACCCTGTTCAAGATGATCCAGGGCTTCGAGGAGCCGGACTCCGGCAGCATCAAGGTCGGCGACACCGTCAAGATCTCCTACGTCGACCAGAGCCGCGAGCACATCGACCCGAAGAAGACGCTGTGGGCCGTCGTCTCCGACGAGCTGGACTACATCAACGTCGGGCAGGTGGAGATGCCGTCGCGCGCGTACGTCTCGGCCTTCGGGTTCAAGGGCCCGGACCAGCAGAAGGCGGCCGGGGTCCTCTCCGGCGGTGAGCGCAACCGGCTGAACCTGGCGCTCACCCTCAAGCAGGGCGGCAACCTGCTGCTCCTCGACGAGCCGACCAACGACCTCGACGTCGAGACCCTGAGCAGTCTCGAGAACGCGCTGCTCGAGTTCCCCGGCTGTGCCGTCGTCGTCTCCCACGACCGGTGGTTCCTGGACCGGGTGGCGACGCACATCCTCGCCTACGAGGGCGAGTCCAAGTGGTTCTGGTTCGAGGGCAACTTCGAGTCGTACGAGAAGAACAAGGTCGAGCGGCTCGGCGCCGACGCCGCCCGTCCGCACCGCGCCACCTACAAGAAGCTGACCCGGGGCTGA
- a CDS encoding YfjP family GTPase has translation MTAVTDQDPTEHTTKEAARADRTGDSDTPDDRGERDRRGDPSDHGRDRGGDRGRRDDRKAQGDREERGSQGSRDQRDQRDHRDDRGCREGRDDPDSRDGQDGRGSRDSRDNRDSRGGRSQEGLAEKAISRERAERERADRGRGTEDAGDGDGEEAWGDGLIARRVDENAGAEQYAVLPSRPAASSAALMPLAYDGNLRSRLDALRELVGLSRTRLDSGTLAEAGRVLDEAAARRRLSGQHTVVAIAGATGSGKSQLFNTLAGVTISETGVRRPTTATPIACSWSDGAASLLDRLGIPGRLRRRPLLHPDSESPLRGLVLIDLPDHDSAAVQHREQVDRILALVDAVIWVVDPEKYADAVLHERYLRPMAGHAEVTLVVLNQVDRLPGEAAEQVLDDLRRLLDEDGIALGEYDEPGATVLALSALTGEGVGELRETLGQFVTERQAPARRIAADVDAAARHLRPVYVTGRRTGLSEEAREEFADRLADAVGATAAGDAAERAWLRNANRACGTPWLRLWRWYHDRRDPVTGRLSPRAQADEEATARQRVEQAVRTVSDRASAGLPAPWALAMREAAVRGAQGLPEALDELAVRAGLPPGRPPRPGWWPVAVLAQATMTLLQVVGGLWLLGQIIGVVPPNLGVPVLLMVAGIVGGPLIEWSCRLAARGPARRYGHEAERLLREAAAGCGRARVLDPLAAELLRYREVREQYARVTGAGLGPGAATR, from the coding sequence GTGACCGCCGTCACTGACCAGGACCCCACCGAGCACACGACGAAGGAGGCGGCGCGGGCGGACCGTACCGGCGATTCGGACACCCCGGACGACCGGGGCGAGCGGGACCGCCGGGGCGACCCGAGCGACCACGGCCGGGACCGCGGGGGTGACCGGGGCCGCCGGGACGACCGGAAGGCGCAGGGCGACCGGGAGGAACGGGGCTCGCAGGGCAGTCGCGACCAGCGCGACCAGCGCGACCATCGAGATGACCGGGGCTGCCGGGAGGGGCGGGATGACCCGGACAGCAGGGATGGTCAGGACGGCCGGGGCAGCCGTGACAGCCGAGACAACCGTGACAGCCGGGGAGGTCGGAGCCAGGAGGGCCTCGCCGAGAAGGCGATCTCCCGTGAACGCGCCGAGCGGGAGCGCGCCGACCGTGGGCGCGGCACCGAGGATGCCGGGGACGGCGACGGGGAGGAAGCCTGGGGCGACGGGCTGATCGCACGGCGGGTGGACGAGAACGCCGGCGCCGAACAGTACGCCGTCCTGCCAAGCAGGCCCGCCGCCTCCTCGGCCGCCCTGATGCCGCTCGCCTACGACGGGAACCTCAGGTCACGCCTGGACGCGCTGCGCGAACTGGTGGGCCTCTCCCGGACCCGGCTCGACAGCGGGACCCTGGCCGAGGCGGGCCGGGTCCTGGACGAGGCCGCCGCGCGGCGCAGGCTCTCCGGACAGCACACCGTCGTCGCCATCGCCGGCGCGACCGGCAGCGGCAAGTCGCAGTTGTTCAACACCCTCGCCGGGGTGACGATCTCCGAGACCGGCGTCCGCCGGCCGACCACCGCAACGCCCATCGCGTGCAGTTGGAGCGACGGCGCCGCCAGCCTCCTCGACCGGCTCGGCATTCCCGGCCGGCTGCGCCGCCGTCCGCTCCTGCACCCGGACTCCGAGTCACCGCTGCGCGGACTGGTCCTGATCGACCTGCCCGACCACGACTCCGCCGCCGTGCAGCACCGCGAACAGGTGGACCGCATCCTGGCGCTGGTCGACGCCGTCATCTGGGTCGTCGACCCGGAGAAGTACGCCGACGCCGTACTCCACGAGCGCTACCTGCGGCCGATGGCGGGCCACGCGGAGGTCACCCTCGTCGTCCTCAACCAGGTCGACCGGCTGCCCGGGGAGGCCGCCGAGCAGGTCCTCGACGATCTGCGGCGCCTGCTCGACGAGGACGGCATCGCGCTGGGCGAGTACGACGAACCCGGCGCGACCGTGCTCGCCCTGTCCGCGCTCACCGGGGAGGGCGTCGGCGAACTGCGCGAGACACTCGGCCAGTTCGTCACCGAGCGGCAGGCCCCGGCCCGCCGCATCGCGGCCGACGTGGACGCCGCCGCCCGGCACCTGCGCCCCGTCTACGTCACGGGGCGGCGCACCGGGCTCAGCGAGGAGGCTCGGGAGGAGTTCGCCGACCGGCTCGCGGACGCGGTGGGCGCCACCGCGGCGGGCGACGCGGCCGAACGTGCCTGGCTGCGCAACGCCAACCGCGCGTGCGGGACACCCTGGTTGCGGCTGTGGCGCTGGTACCACGACCGGCGGGATCCCGTGACGGGACGGCTGTCGCCGCGCGCCCAGGCGGACGAGGAGGCCACGGCCCGTCAGCGCGTCGAGCAGGCGGTGCGTACGGTCTCGGACCGGGCGTCGGCCGGACTGCCGGCGCCGTGGGCGCTGGCGATGCGCGAGGCGGCCGTCCGCGGCGCCCAGGGGCTGCCCGAGGCGCTCGACGAGCTGGCGGTGCGGGCGGGGCTGCCGCCGGGTCGTCCGCCGCGGCCCGGATGGTGGCCGGTGGCGGTCCTCGCCCAGGCGACCATGACGCTGCTCCAGGTGGTGGGCGGTCTGTGGCTGCTGGGCCAGATCATCGGCGTCGTGCCGCCGAACCTGGGGGTGCCCGTGCTGCTGATGGTGGCCGGCATCGTCGGCGGCCCCCTCATCGAGTGGAGCTGCCGCCTGGCGGCCCGCGGACCCGCCCGGCGCTACGGCCACGAGGCGGAACGCCTGTTGCGGGAAGCGGCCGCGGGATGCGGCCGGGCCCGGGTGCTGGATCCGCTGGCGGCGGAACTGCTGCGGTACCGCGAAGTGCGGGAACAGTACGCGCGGGTCACGGGGGCGGGCCTGGGGCCGGGCGCGGCGACGAGGTAA
- a CDS encoding site-specific integrase gives MRAAMLDELELHLSTTTNRLGRPYQQGTIRAYMTGARTLHRWMIQAGVEEDFTACDTSLLNRFFRHHYDTHDVPKSQDGKGGYTGGTSTLQRNVRVLFAWLEEEYEHPNPWRDKKLHRYSAPPQGKPKTLSSEFVTDCLKVTGNGNPRVRDFETTRDHAIIRVLTEGLRAEELLNLRVQDLDLHGHTLVVVPLKGDRNSQDGRTIPLQPKTVRALQRYLRAREEHSLSQGPWLWLGTRNRNRLRYSGLYRMVKRRAEEAGYDSAEVSPHSYCHTWTDDLLSSGVSGENVMAVRGWKSPAMLRRYAHDQASQRAVTAVHQLGDRY, from the coding sequence GTGCGCGCTGCGATGCTCGATGAACTAGAGCTGCACCTCAGCACGACCACCAACCGACTCGGTCGCCCGTACCAGCAGGGCACCATCCGGGCGTACATGACCGGGGCGCGCACGCTGCACCGATGGATGATCCAGGCTGGTGTGGAAGAAGACTTCACCGCCTGTGACACCTCGCTCCTCAACCGGTTCTTCCGCCATCACTACGACACCCACGACGTCCCTAAGTCGCAAGACGGCAAGGGCGGCTATACGGGCGGCACGTCTACGCTGCAACGAAACGTCCGCGTCCTGTTCGCGTGGCTGGAGGAGGAGTACGAACACCCGAACCCGTGGCGTGACAAGAAGCTCCACCGCTACTCAGCGCCGCCGCAGGGAAAGCCCAAGACCCTCTCCTCTGAGTTCGTGACGGACTGTCTGAAAGTCACGGGTAACGGCAACCCTCGCGTCCGAGACTTCGAGACGACCCGAGACCACGCCATCATCAGGGTTCTGACGGAGGGTCTGAGGGCGGAGGAACTTCTGAATCTCCGCGTCCAAGACCTGGATCTCCACGGTCACACCCTGGTCGTCGTCCCTCTCAAGGGCGACAGGAACAGCCAGGATGGACGAACCATCCCGCTCCAGCCCAAGACCGTGCGCGCACTCCAGCGGTATCTACGGGCGAGGGAAGAGCACAGCCTCTCTCAGGGCCCGTGGCTCTGGCTCGGCACGAGGAACAGGAACCGTCTCCGTTACTCGGGCCTGTACCGCATGGTGAAGCGACGGGCCGAGGAAGCCGGGTACGACTCCGCCGAGGTGTCTCCGCACTCGTACTGCCATACATGGACTGACGACCTTCTCTCGTCGGGCGTCTCAGGCGAGAACGTCATGGCCGTGCGTGGGTGGAAGAGCCCGGCCATGCTCCGACGCTACGCCCACGACCAAGCAAGCCAGCGGGCCGTCACCGCCGTGCACCAGCTCGGCGACCGCTACTGA
- a CDS encoding HAD domain-containing protein, translating into MTSTAERPLLFLDVDGPLIPFGSPAGQVEVAPVSSTTVDQGNPLLARLDPGIGARLMALGCRLVWATTWMEEANEVIAPRIGLPRLPVLEWPDAGAEGSPRGLHWKTRPMVEWAAGRPFVWVDDEISAIDRLWVDASHPGPSLLHQVEPAQGLTDGDFSTFAGWLDAVAPG; encoded by the coding sequence GTGACCAGCACAGCGGAGCGCCCTCTCCTCTTCCTCGACGTGGACGGCCCACTGATCCCGTTCGGGTCGCCGGCCGGCCAGGTGGAAGTCGCTCCCGTCTCCTCGACGACCGTCGACCAGGGGAACCCGCTGCTGGCCCGGCTCGACCCCGGGATCGGGGCGCGCCTCATGGCTCTGGGCTGCCGGCTCGTGTGGGCGACGACCTGGATGGAAGAGGCGAACGAAGTCATCGCCCCGCGCATCGGACTGCCGAGGCTGCCGGTGCTGGAGTGGCCGGACGCAGGCGCGGAAGGGTCGCCGCGGGGTCTGCACTGGAAGACGCGCCCCATGGTCGAGTGGGCCGCCGGCCGGCCCTTCGTCTGGGTCGACGACGAGATCAGCGCGATAGACCGCCTCTGGGTCGACGCCAGCCACCCTGGGCCTTCACTGCTGCACCAGGTCGAGCCGGCCCAGGGCCTCACGGACGGCGACTTCTCCACGTTCGCCGGATGGCTCGATGCCGTCGCGCCCGGGTGA
- a CDS encoding ABC transporter ATP-binding protein: MTTDPTLADLADRATASRDRPAYGHDALITCDRLVRIFSADGVEVQALQGLDLLVREGELMALVGASGSGKSTLMNILAGLDTPTAGSARVAGRDLLAMTAKDRLAYRRTVVGFVWQQTSRNLMPYLTAAQNVALPLQLSGTGGRRAARTERALELLDLMGIADCRDRRPQQMSGGQQQRVAIAVALAGNPSVLLADEPTGELDSHTAEQIFAAFRTANEHLGTTVVIVTHDQAVAGEVRRTVAIRDGRTSTEVLRRSEVDAETGHETVVAREYAMLDRAGRLQLPADYTAALGMRDRVALELESDHIAVRPDDSEPQH, translated from the coding sequence ATGACGACCGACCCCACCCTCGCGGACCTGGCCGACCGCGCCACGGCGTCCCGGGACCGGCCCGCCTACGGACACGACGCGCTGATCACCTGCGACCGCCTGGTCCGGATCTTCAGCGCGGACGGGGTGGAGGTGCAGGCCCTGCAGGGACTCGACCTCCTGGTCCGGGAGGGCGAGCTGATGGCGCTGGTGGGCGCCTCGGGCAGCGGCAAGTCCACGCTGATGAACATCCTGGCCGGTCTGGACACCCCGACCGCCGGGTCGGCCCGGGTCGCGGGGCGCGACCTGCTCGCGATGACGGCGAAGGACCGCCTCGCCTACCGCCGTACGGTGGTCGGCTTCGTCTGGCAGCAGACGTCCCGGAACCTCATGCCCTATCTGACGGCCGCGCAGAACGTGGCCCTGCCCCTGCAGCTGTCCGGCACCGGCGGGCGCCGGGCGGCGCGCACCGAACGCGCGCTGGAGCTCCTGGACCTGATGGGCATCGCGGACTGCCGCGACCGGCGCCCGCAGCAGATGTCCGGCGGGCAGCAGCAGCGGGTCGCCATCGCCGTGGCCCTCGCGGGCAACCCGTCCGTGCTGCTCGCGGACGAGCCGACGGGCGAGCTGGACTCCCACACCGCGGAACAGATCTTCGCCGCGTTCCGCACGGCCAACGAGCACCTGGGCACCACGGTCGTCATCGTCACCCACGACCAGGCGGTGGCCGGTGAGGTCCGCCGCACCGTCGCCATCCGCGACGGCCGCACCTCCACGGAGGTCCTGCGCCGCAGCGAGGTGGACGCCGAGACCGGCCACGAGACGGTGGTGGCCCGCGAGTACGCCATGCTGGACCGCGCCGGCCGGCTCCAGCTGCCCGCCGACTACACCGCGGCCCTCGGCATGCGCGACCGCGTCGCCCTGGAACTGGAGAGCGACCACATCGCCGTCCGCCCGGACGACAGCGAGCCCCAGCACTGA